The stretch of DNA TGGCTTTGGAAACATCCTTGGATTCAACACCGAGTGCTTTAGCTATATCACCGGGACGAACTGGCTTGCCTGCTTCTTTCATTGCTTCGAGAACTTTATTCTGCATTTGTAATCTCCTTATTTATTGCTGTTGATAACTATTACTAATTTAAAGAGTGGTATCTGTCAACAACAAATTTAAATTTCCGTAGGACAAATTTTAAATCAAA from Desulfovibrio sp. JC010 encodes:
- a CDS encoding HTH domain-containing protein — protein: MQNKVLEAMKEAGKPVRPGDIAKALGVESKDVSKAIKALREDGKVHSPKRCYYEPL